A region of Pyxidicoccus parkwaysis DNA encodes the following proteins:
- a CDS encoding methyltransferase domain-containing protein translates to MGPSELLPRYIFAESLFARRRVLEVDAVAATGGESARFLVERGARAVVACDADVSAVEAAQKAHGGPSLRFRANVYDDFESGSFDVVLVADLAPYVKAPELLAELARLVTKQGFLVGGLRNVAGLALPQLLEPEEGVPPTYGLLLDALSGHFPHVEVATQVPVLGYQLAFEKGEGLQVDGTLVNGSEAAYFVVVAGQEPARVVDPTWVQLPPEPLAFTRGKLDEVVARAKSWEERSARLKESLTKLRAELTDREAEVAALRPSLESARNEVAKLTAQLELARGTQEAQRERDDLSGKLRRRETELQVATERLADADRRLAAQRLEVEAALRAQAEAGVQVLAAQETLRLERARREETVASLEEARERLTQAYAQVREIQDELASLRIDREKDRLAAERAVEQSEDRRRAAEAARERELRIAEQYSAALAAVEHLKAEAARAEELSRDSGSAVAVKEAELARVARELADARLRTATAEGERKEAEARLEALQAEARGLETELTASREAEGRLRGELEALAGSESASRALAARLEESLHQASARVEELEAERSRTEARLGQALESERAELRERLASLEQALEEARGRAESLAGKSRDEAAARADSEARRLELEEEREALVRRVVELEAESSARVRAQRQEMEVALQTSEARAAQALLQAREELEDTAQRLSEAEASLASTREALDAEVRRRTELETALAEARATLESEREGRAQSGSALEALRAKLDAERELRGGAETALAEARGALEQAREALATEQERRARWEAALADAQAQLQDEVQRRTRSESALADAQAQLQAEEQRGAIAESALAEAQARLQAESAALAETQARLQQETEQRTRAEADAEAARARIQEEALAWREERGQDSARFDEEARLRAVAEAASAELQARLLDEEAKHARAVAALAEAEAGLAAETQQRSKLELALQDEAQQRARAEASLAEAREERERLEARSQAALAEARDALSSEREQRERAEAELTEMRERAFGADEVVTRLQAEAQSEREGRTRAQAARAEVEEALETEREERARLDAALASARTELQGEREARTGLDGALTLARTQLDAERAERTRLDEALASARADAEAERHGRSEGEAGLAQLRAQLEAEQLARVDAEAALARTQAALTAEQEARSQAGSELESLRADSAAREHAKQERLEAAERVMAEQQRVLEEERAAAKVLQDTVARLEARLAETVSSQEAEAARRATLEESLAEAEKARRATEAQVSERDWSLQELQTQVAQLREQVGAGESEARRLTEVAAAHEKALAETREALTRQESVSRTKLDSLEAEVEEALIRVERQQRHIETQEAERAREREEAHVALEAAQQEVVTLRAELGHIAAARQEIMRLSTELQRAMAALHEQGMHIARLNAELVDAQDRLAGQRENAELLMVQLETARRFAGKATAMENTLEAERAALDTLKAELSQAAELARVEQARATALEARLADAQSDAATARTELEARLADVSATVEAQRAELDSRHTDISGLEARLAAVISDAEAQRTEMEARLQAERAELEARLAEATAQAETQRAELETRLTETTAQSEAQRTELDARLAELTAQHEAQRTELESRLAEATAQHEAQRTELESRLAEATAQHESHRAELEARLTQVSAHSETTRSEVEARLAETTAQLEALRSELAEATSRFQTERSELESRLADVTARAETDRAALEQQLADATARFESEKSALDAASSESTATLQATQERLARAESERTALASERERLQSDLTVARSARVRLEGRISALETASTDAVRILDTERSERERLAQTLEETRQQLQKREGSSAERLKTLLADVTALKEQIGTLTTENQSLLEDRAERARLETRVREQQARLTELETERKQLQTEVEELKASAQPEAVLEMAAEMEQLQSVVDDLQKKLAAQETELGTLRRQAARAGANPVQEIYERANAELNAVKNELSRRPPGGTAGRAPTIPQAKPGRTAMPALDLPPAPTTPKKPDERE, encoded by the coding sequence GAGCCGGAGGAGGGCGTGCCGCCCACGTACGGCCTGCTGCTGGACGCGCTCTCCGGGCACTTCCCGCACGTGGAGGTGGCCACGCAGGTGCCGGTGCTGGGCTACCAGCTCGCCTTCGAGAAGGGCGAGGGGCTCCAGGTGGACGGCACCCTCGTCAACGGCAGCGAGGCCGCGTACTTCGTGGTGGTGGCGGGGCAGGAGCCGGCGCGGGTGGTGGACCCCACGTGGGTGCAGCTGCCGCCCGAGCCGCTGGCCTTCACCCGGGGCAAGCTGGACGAGGTGGTGGCGCGCGCGAAGTCCTGGGAGGAGCGCAGCGCGCGGCTGAAGGAGTCCCTGACGAAGCTCCGCGCGGAGCTGACGGACCGCGAGGCGGAGGTGGCCGCGCTGCGGCCCTCGCTGGAGTCGGCGCGCAACGAGGTGGCGAAGCTCACCGCGCAGCTGGAGCTGGCGCGCGGCACCCAGGAGGCGCAGCGCGAGCGGGATGACCTGTCCGGAAAGCTGCGCCGCCGCGAGACGGAGCTCCAGGTGGCCACGGAGCGGCTGGCGGACGCGGACCGCCGGCTCGCGGCGCAGCGGCTGGAGGTGGAGGCCGCGCTGCGCGCCCAGGCGGAGGCGGGCGTGCAGGTGCTGGCCGCGCAGGAGACGCTGCGGCTGGAGCGGGCCCGGCGCGAGGAGACGGTGGCCTCGCTGGAGGAGGCCCGCGAGCGGCTGACGCAGGCGTACGCGCAGGTGCGCGAAATCCAGGACGAGCTGGCCTCGCTGCGCATCGACCGGGAGAAGGACCGGCTGGCGGCGGAGCGCGCCGTGGAGCAGTCCGAGGACCGGCGCCGGGCGGCGGAGGCCGCGCGGGAGCGGGAGCTGCGCATCGCGGAGCAGTACTCGGCGGCGCTGGCGGCCGTGGAGCACCTGAAGGCCGAGGCGGCGCGGGCGGAGGAGCTGTCGCGCGACTCGGGCTCGGCGGTGGCGGTGAAGGAGGCCGAGCTGGCCCGCGTGGCGCGGGAGCTGGCCGACGCGAGGCTGCGGACCGCCACGGCGGAAGGGGAGCGCAAGGAGGCCGAGGCTCGGCTGGAGGCGCTCCAGGCCGAGGCGCGCGGGCTGGAGACGGAGCTGACGGCGTCTCGCGAGGCGGAAGGCCGGCTTCGCGGCGAGCTGGAGGCGCTGGCCGGCAGCGAGTCCGCGTCCCGGGCGCTGGCGGCGCGGTTGGAGGAGTCGCTCCACCAGGCCTCGGCGCGGGTGGAGGAGCTGGAGGCGGAGCGCTCGCGGACCGAGGCGCGGCTCGGGCAGGCGCTGGAGAGTGAGCGGGCGGAGCTGCGGGAGCGGCTGGCGTCGCTGGAGCAGGCGCTCGAAGAGGCGCGTGGTCGGGCGGAGTCGCTGGCGGGCAAGTCGCGCGACGAGGCGGCGGCGCGGGCGGACAGCGAGGCCCGGCGGCTGGAGCTGGAGGAGGAGCGCGAGGCGCTGGTGCGGCGCGTGGTGGAGCTGGAGGCGGAGTCCTCCGCGCGCGTCCGGGCACAGCGGCAGGAGATGGAGGTGGCGCTCCAGACCTCGGAGGCCCGCGCGGCGCAGGCGCTGCTGCAGGCCCGTGAGGAGCTGGAGGACACGGCCCAGCGGCTGTCGGAGGCCGAGGCCTCTCTGGCGAGCACCCGTGAGGCGCTGGACGCGGAGGTGCGGCGGCGCACCGAGCTGGAGACGGCGCTGGCCGAGGCTCGGGCCACGCTGGAGTCCGAGCGCGAGGGACGGGCACAGTCCGGCTCCGCGCTGGAGGCGCTGCGCGCGAAGCTGGACGCGGAGCGCGAGCTGCGCGGCGGGGCGGAGACGGCGCTGGCGGAGGCGCGTGGGGCGCTCGAGCAGGCCCGGGAGGCGCTGGCCACGGAGCAGGAGCGGCGCGCCCGGTGGGAGGCGGCGCTCGCGGACGCGCAGGCCCAGCTCCAGGACGAGGTCCAGCGGCGGACCCGGTCGGAGTCGGCGCTGGCGGATGCGCAGGCGCAGCTCCAAGCCGAGGAGCAGCGTGGTGCCATCGCGGAGTCGGCGCTGGCGGAGGCGCAGGCGCGGCTTCAGGCTGAGTCGGCCGCATTGGCGGAGACCCAGGCCCGGCTCCAGCAGGAGACCGAGCAGCGGACCCGGGCCGAGGCGGACGCGGAGGCGGCACGGGCTCGGATTCAGGAGGAGGCACTGGCCTGGCGCGAGGAGCGCGGTCAGGACTCCGCCCGGTTCGACGAAGAAGCCCGGCTGCGGGCTGTCGCGGAGGCCGCTTCGGCGGAGCTCCAGGCGCGACTGCTGGACGAAGAGGCGAAGCACGCTCGGGCGGTGGCGGCACTGGCCGAGGCGGAGGCTGGACTCGCGGCCGAGACGCAGCAGCGGTCCAAGCTGGAGCTGGCGCTCCAGGATGAGGCTCAGCAGCGGGCTCGGGCCGAAGCATCGCTCGCCGAGGCCCGTGAGGAGCGCGAGCGGCTGGAGGCCCGTTCCCAGGCGGCGCTGGCCGAGGCCCGGGACGCCCTGTCCTCGGAGCGCGAGCAGCGCGAGCGGGCGGAGGCCGAGCTCACCGAGATGCGGGAGCGCGCCTTCGGGGCCGACGAGGTCGTCACCCGGCTCCAGGCCGAGGCCCAGTCGGAGCGCGAGGGACGCACTCGCGCCCAGGCAGCGCGCGCGGAGGTCGAGGAGGCGCTGGAGACCGAGCGCGAGGAGCGTGCGCGGCTCGATGCGGCGCTGGCCTCGGCTCGCACAGAACTTCAGGGCGAGCGCGAGGCCCGCACCGGGCTCGATGGCGCGCTCACCCTGGCCCGGACCCAGCTCGATGCAGAGCGCGCGGAGCGCACGCGGCTCGATGAGGCACTGGCCTCGGCCCGTGCGGATGCGGAGGCCGAGCGGCACGGGCGCAGCGAGGGCGAAGCCGGACTGGCGCAGCTCCGTGCGCAACTGGAGGCCGAGCAGCTCGCCCGCGTGGACGCGGAGGCCGCGCTGGCCCGGACCCAGGCGGCGCTGACCGCCGAGCAGGAAGCGCGCTCCCAGGCGGGCAGTGAGCTGGAGTCGCTGCGCGCCGACAGCGCCGCTCGCGAGCACGCGAAGCAGGAGCGGCTGGAGGCCGCCGAGCGCGTCATGGCCGAGCAGCAGCGCGTCCTCGAAGAGGAGCGCGCGGCCGCGAAGGTGCTCCAGGACACGGTGGCGCGGCTGGAGGCGCGGCTCGCGGAGACGGTGTCCTCCCAGGAGGCGGAGGCAGCTCGCCGCGCGACGCTGGAGGAGTCCCTGGCCGAGGCGGAGAAGGCCCGGCGCGCCACTGAGGCCCAGGTCTCCGAGCGCGACTGGTCCCTCCAGGAGCTCCAGACGCAGGTCGCCCAACTGCGGGAGCAGGTCGGGGCAGGGGAGAGCGAGGCCCGCCGTCTCACCGAGGTGGCGGCGGCTCACGAGAAGGCCCTGGCCGAGACTCGCGAGGCGCTGACGCGGCAGGAGTCGGTGTCGCGCACGAAGCTGGACTCGCTGGAGGCGGAGGTCGAAGAGGCGCTCATCCGCGTGGAGCGGCAGCAGCGCCACATCGAGACCCAGGAGGCGGAGCGCGCTCGCGAGCGCGAGGAGGCCCACGTTGCCCTGGAGGCCGCGCAGCAGGAGGTGGTCACCCTGCGCGCGGAGCTGGGACACATCGCGGCGGCGCGGCAGGAAATCATGCGCCTGAGCACCGAGCTCCAGCGCGCCATGGCGGCGCTGCACGAGCAGGGCATGCACATCGCCCGGCTCAATGCGGAGCTGGTGGACGCACAGGACCGGCTCGCCGGGCAGCGGGAGAATGCCGAGCTGCTCATGGTGCAGCTCGAGACGGCGCGTCGCTTCGCGGGCAAGGCCACCGCGATGGAGAACACGCTGGAGGCCGAGCGTGCCGCTCTCGACACGCTGAAGGCCGAGCTGTCGCAGGCCGCCGAGCTGGCCCGCGTCGAGCAGGCGCGCGCCACCGCGCTGGAGGCCCGGCTCGCGGACGCTCAGTCGGATGCGGCCACCGCCCGGACGGAGCTGGAGGCGCGGCTCGCGGACGTCTCCGCGACCGTCGAGGCCCAGCGCGCCGAGCTGGACTCGCGGCACACGGACATCTCCGGGCTGGAGGCACGGCTGGCGGCGGTCATCTCGGACGCCGAGGCCCAGCGCACCGAGATGGAGGCGCGGCTTCAGGCCGAGCGCGCCGAGCTGGAAGCCCGCCTCGCGGAAGCCACCGCGCAGGCCGAGACCCAGCGGGCCGAGTTGGAGACGCGGCTCACGGAGACCACGGCTCAGTCCGAGGCTCAGCGGACCGAGCTGGATGCTCGACTCGCGGAACTCACCGCGCAACACGAGGCCCAGCGCACCGAGCTGGAGTCGCGCCTCGCGGAGGCCACCGCGCAGCACGAGGCCCAGCGCACCGAGCTGGAGTCGCGCCTCGCGGAGGCCACCGCGCAACACGAGTCCCATCGTGCGGAGCTGGAGGCCCGCCTCACGCAGGTCTCCGCCCACTCGGAGACCACGCGCTCCGAAGTGGAGGCCCGCCTCGCGGAGACCACTGCCCAGCTCGAAGCCCTGCGCTCCGAGCTCGCGGAGGCCACCTCGCGCTTCCAGACCGAGCGCTCTGAGCTGGAGTCGCGGCTCGCTGACGTCACCGCCCGCGCCGAGACGGACCGCGCGGCCCTGGAGCAGCAGCTCGCCGACGCCACCGCGCGCTTCGAGTCTGAGAAGTCCGCCCTGGACGCCGCCTCCTCCGAGAGCACCGCCACCCTCCAGGCCACGCAGGAGCGCCTGGCCCGCGCCGAGTCCGAGCGTACCGCCCTCGCCTCCGAGCGCGAGCGCCTCCAGTCCGACCTCACCGTCGCCCGCTCCGCCCGCGTCCGCCTGGAAGGCCGCATCAGCGCCCTCGAAACGGCGTCCACCGACGCCGTCCGCATCCTCGACACCGAGCGCTCCGAGCGCGAGCGCCTCGCCCAGACGCTCGAAGAGACGCGCCAGCAACTCCAGAAGCGCGAAGGCAGCTCCGCCGAGCGCCTCAAGACGCTCCTCGCCGACGTCACCGCCCTCAAGGAGCAGATTGGCACCCTGACCACGGAGAATCAGTCCCTCCTGGAGGACCGCGCCGAGCGCGCCCGCCTCGAGACGCGCGTCCGCGAGCAGCAGGCCCGCCTCACCGAGCTGGAGACGGAGCGCAAGCAGCTCCAGACCGAGGTGGAAGAGCTCAAGGCCTCCGCCCAGCCCGAGGCCGTGCTCGAGATGGCCGCGGAGATGGAACAGCTCCAGTCCGTGGTGGACGACCTGCAGAAGAAGCTCGCCGCCCAGGAGACGGAGCTGGGCACCCTGCGCCGGCAGGCCGCCCGCGCCGGCGCCAACCCCGTCCAGGAAATCTACGAGCGCGCCAACGCCGAGCTGAACGCCGTGAAGAACGAGCTGTCCCGCCGTCCCCCCGGGGGCACGGCCGGCCGCGCGCCCACGATTCCCCAGGCCAAGCCGGGCCGTACCGCCATGCCCGCGCTCGACCTGCCGCCCGCCCCCACCACTCCGAAGAAGCCAGACGAGCGCGAGTGA
- the dapF gene encoding diaminopimelate epimerase yields MDARERIFKYQGLGNDFIILDRRRTGVDIDAATSRWMCDRRLGIGADGVLAILPSKNASARMVVHNADGSIAEMCGNGLRCAVKYLVDHSDENPGRIDVETGAGVLSCIPGYGDGGVIGVDISMGPARLVAPNLPSGATGKPFLDLPLPDHPELRGSAVSMGNPHLVLLDQPLEDAPRLGPVLEVHPSFPDRTNVEFVRVESDGLTVVVWERGCGLTQACGTGACASAVAAVLAKRLPADAWLRVTLPGGDLRIRVPSDLSDIRLRGPVAFVFEGVVALPSPR; encoded by the coding sequence GTGGACGCTCGCGAGCGCATCTTCAAGTATCAGGGCCTGGGCAACGACTTCATCATCCTGGACCGTCGCCGCACCGGTGTGGACATCGACGCCGCCACCTCGCGGTGGATGTGCGACCGGCGCCTCGGCATCGGCGCGGACGGGGTGCTCGCGATTCTTCCGTCGAAGAACGCCTCGGCCCGCATGGTGGTGCACAACGCCGACGGCAGCATCGCGGAGATGTGCGGCAACGGCCTGCGCTGCGCGGTGAAGTACCTGGTGGACCACTCCGACGAGAACCCCGGCCGCATCGACGTGGAGACGGGCGCGGGCGTCCTCTCCTGCATCCCCGGCTACGGCGACGGCGGCGTCATCGGCGTGGACATCTCCATGGGTCCCGCACGCCTCGTCGCGCCCAACCTGCCCTCGGGCGCCACCGGCAAGCCCTTCCTCGACCTGCCCCTGCCGGACCACCCGGAGCTGCGTGGCTCCGCGGTGAGCATGGGCAACCCGCACCTCGTCCTCCTCGACCAGCCCCTGGAGGACGCCCCCCGCCTGGGCCCCGTGCTCGAAGTCCACCCGTCCTTCCCCGACCGCACCAACGTGGAGTTCGTGCGCGTGGAATCCGACGGCCTCACGGTAGTGGTCTGGGAGCGGGGCTGCGGACTGACGCAGGCGTGTGGTACGGGGGCGTGCGCGTCGGCGGTGGCGGCGGTGCTGGCGAAGCGGCTGCCCGCGGACGCCTGGCTGCGCGTCACGCTGCCGGGCGGAGACCTGCGCATCCGCGTGCCCTCCGACCTGTCCGACATTCGCCTCCGAGGACCGGTGGCCTTCGTGTTCGAGGGCGTTGTCGCGCTTCCCTCGCCCCGATAA
- a CDS encoding response regulator codes for MAGPILLVDDDLFFRQVASDILTRNGHRVVSVENATLALEEAARAPFDLVITDVVMPGVDGFALTARLREKDPDQEVILISQRTDVRGSEMALRSGAADCLTKPVVEADLLLSVGRALERASLRRERAQLRDENLEFARFHNLHQRCLELLSHPDLEWLQERIIAELGAVCDAQSAALWVMDDRGDLVLRAYRGLLDKQFLAEKMNPEGPLAGRLREAQPWQARDERSAVMYVPLLASGEIVGLAQLSDPLAGDFRPEHTRDAKVLADFAAVGVKNGRRMLALQRLGLRDRETAAYNLSYFTDYASKEIYKARRYGRTFSLLTFSIDNLPLVRVRQGAADAKKAVRGIIRALSKIIRDSDVIAKASDQEFYLLLPETDFFGALMFVRRAVAAVREEPEVQDVETRLPLALVGGASTFPKDGEDFDELVHRCRRRMDERRASLQRRLMLDGLPFWDEVDLLLGTPTSPKLPVDERSEPSRRGKVADVLFDELQAEIAREMMRDPGSRGLLYVGGPEIRTDLPIAAGLESAPPDMASRIYLLGRRVDLESHPALTPVFLEGDDRVSRHEFILWLSENAAYALIQRRGLGATWGFHTSDTAVVDGLISKLQAEYDLQPY; via the coding sequence GTGGCCGGTCCCATCCTCCTTGTCGACGACGACCTGTTCTTCCGACAAGTCGCCAGCGACATCCTCACCCGCAACGGTCACCGCGTCGTGTCGGTGGAGAACGCAACGCTCGCGCTCGAGGAGGCGGCCCGCGCGCCCTTCGACCTCGTCATCACCGACGTGGTGATGCCCGGAGTGGACGGCTTCGCGCTCACCGCGCGCCTGCGTGAGAAAGACCCGGACCAGGAGGTCATCCTCATCAGCCAGCGCACCGACGTGCGCGGCTCGGAGATGGCGCTGCGCTCGGGCGCGGCGGACTGCCTCACGAAGCCGGTGGTGGAGGCGGACCTCCTGCTGTCGGTGGGCCGCGCCCTGGAGCGCGCCAGCCTCCGCCGCGAGCGCGCGCAGCTCCGCGACGAGAACCTGGAGTTCGCCCGCTTCCACAACCTGCACCAGCGCTGCCTGGAGCTCCTGTCCCATCCGGATTTGGAGTGGCTCCAGGAGCGCATCATCGCGGAGCTGGGCGCCGTCTGTGACGCGCAGAGCGCTGCGCTGTGGGTGATGGACGACCGGGGTGACCTGGTGCTGCGCGCGTACCGGGGCCTGCTCGACAAGCAGTTCCTCGCGGAGAAGATGAACCCGGAGGGCCCGCTGGCCGGCCGGCTGCGCGAGGCCCAGCCGTGGCAGGCGCGCGACGAGCGCTCCGCGGTGATGTACGTGCCGCTCCTGGCCTCGGGGGAAATCGTCGGACTGGCGCAGCTCTCGGACCCGCTCGCCGGGGACTTCCGGCCGGAGCACACGCGCGACGCCAAGGTGCTCGCGGACTTCGCGGCGGTGGGCGTGAAGAACGGCCGGCGGATGCTCGCGCTCCAGCGGCTGGGCCTGAGAGACCGCGAGACGGCGGCGTACAACCTCAGCTACTTCACCGACTACGCGTCGAAGGAAATCTACAAGGCGCGCCGCTACGGGCGGACCTTCTCGCTGCTGACCTTCTCCATCGACAACCTGCCGCTGGTGCGCGTGCGCCAGGGCGCGGCGGACGCGAAGAAGGCGGTGCGCGGCATCATCCGCGCGCTGAGCAAAATCATCCGCGACTCGGACGTCATCGCGAAGGCGAGCGACCAGGAGTTCTACCTCCTCCTGCCGGAGACGGACTTCTTCGGCGCGCTGATGTTCGTGCGCCGCGCGGTGGCCGCCGTGCGCGAGGAGCCCGAGGTGCAGGACGTGGAAACGCGCCTCCCGCTGGCGCTGGTGGGCGGCGCCAGCACCTTCCCCAAGGACGGGGAGGACTTCGACGAGCTGGTCCACCGCTGCCGCCGCCGCATGGACGAGCGCCGCGCCTCGCTCCAGCGCCGGCTGATGCTGGACGGGCTGCCCTTCTGGGACGAGGTGGACCTGCTGCTCGGCACGCCCACGAGCCCCAAGCTGCCGGTGGACGAGCGCTCCGAGCCGAGCCGCCGGGGCAAGGTGGCCGACGTCCTCTTCGACGAGCTCCAGGCGGAGATTGCGCGCGAGATGATGCGAGACCCGGGCTCGCGCGGCCTGCTCTATGTGGGCGGGCCGGAGATTCGCACGGACCTGCCCATCGCCGCGGGGCTGGAGTCGGCGCCGCCGGACATGGCGTCGCGCATCTACCTGCTGGGCCGCCGCGTGGACCTGGAGTCACACCCCGCGCTGACGCCCGTCTTCCTGGAGGGCGACGACCGGGTGTCGCGGCACGAGTTCATCCTCTGGCTCTCGGAGAACGCCGCGTACGCGCTCATCCAGCGGCGCGGGCTCGGGGCGACCTGGGGCTTCCATACCTCGGACACCGCGGTGGTGGACGGGCTCATCTCCAAGCTGCAGGCCGAGTACGACCTGCAGCCCTACTGA
- a CDS encoding DUF4388 domain-containing protein, whose protein sequence is MAQVRKILIADPDLESVRSLSRALRTKGYQVHYAPDGSRALEVAVLRHPDLTLFDEGCRLLDARTFIQILRTNPRTEDIPVVLTTSSFDSDRQRGLRDGYLRKPFNLDEVLSRIEHIFRRSEAAKDLKSEQQEIEGSLSQLSIPDLMQLLGMNKRSGRLALERGNDRGEIFVVDGRPVNAKLGRVEGEKALFRMLAWMDGTFTFSPGTNQARPRINRGMDDALLEGMRQSDEVNRLMPGLPPRHTRLMLAPDVDLSQDQHPVTAQVVGLLRQPRALGEVLDLAPATDLEVLSVLSALMQRGVAKAADSDGTDASASELLGAAEVHALRGRILRTRAAPAKVATAKVFVCGSGASAARRILSRLPGLEALSAEPTAVKSGFGTLGRLVLSEVLRLDFCVLPPAEAARPLWRPFTAGAVGALLLDVSEPAVRLAHYLSWEVRMPVVVVGAEVPAPLQGAPAGAVGVNDDLSEALRALLVQALNPAPTLPGVTQVQRLTASAV, encoded by the coding sequence GTGGCCCAGGTCCGCAAGATTCTCATCGCCGACCCCGACCTCGAGTCCGTGCGCTCCCTGTCGCGCGCGCTGCGCACCAAGGGCTACCAGGTGCACTACGCGCCGGACGGCTCGCGCGCGCTCGAAGTCGCCGTGCTGCGCCACCCGGACCTCACGCTCTTCGACGAGGGCTGCCGGCTGCTGGACGCGCGGACCTTCATCCAGATTCTGCGCACCAACCCGCGCACCGAAGACATCCCGGTGGTGCTCACCACCTCCAGCTTCGACTCGGACCGGCAGCGCGGCCTGCGCGACGGCTACCTGCGCAAGCCCTTCAACCTGGACGAGGTGCTCAGCCGCATCGAGCACATCTTTCGGCGCAGCGAGGCGGCCAAGGACCTCAAGAGTGAGCAGCAGGAAATCGAAGGCTCGCTCAGCCAGCTCAGCATCCCGGACCTGATGCAGCTTCTGGGCATGAACAAGCGCAGCGGCCGGCTGGCGCTGGAGCGTGGAAACGACCGGGGCGAAATCTTCGTCGTCGACGGGCGCCCCGTGAACGCGAAGCTGGGGCGCGTGGAAGGCGAGAAGGCGCTGTTCCGCATGCTGGCGTGGATGGACGGCACCTTCACCTTCTCGCCCGGCACGAACCAGGCGCGCCCCCGCATCAACCGCGGCATGGACGACGCGCTGCTGGAGGGCATGCGGCAGTCGGACGAGGTGAACCGGCTGATGCCGGGCCTGCCGCCGCGCCACACGCGGCTGATGCTGGCGCCGGACGTGGACCTGTCGCAGGACCAGCACCCGGTGACGGCGCAGGTGGTGGGCCTGCTGCGCCAGCCGCGCGCGCTGGGCGAGGTGCTCGACTTGGCGCCCGCCACGGACCTGGAAGTGCTGAGTGTGCTGTCCGCGCTGATGCAGCGGGGCGTGGCGAAGGCGGCGGACTCGGACGGCACGGACGCGAGCGCCAGCGAGCTTCTGGGCGCGGCGGAGGTCCACGCGCTGCGCGGCCGCATCCTCCGCACGCGGGCGGCGCCGGCGAAGGTGGCCACCGCGAAGGTGTTCGTCTGCGGCAGCGGCGCGAGCGCGGCGCGCAGAATCCTCTCGCGGCTGCCGGGGCTGGAGGCGCTGTCCGCCGAGCCCACCGCCGTGAAGAGCGGCTTCGGCACGCTGGGCCGGCTGGTGCTGAGCGAGGTGCTGCGCCTGGACTTCTGCGTGCTGCCTCCCGCCGAGGCGGCGCGCCCGCTGTGGCGGCCCTTCACGGCGGGCGCGGTGGGCGCGCTCCTGCTCGACGTGTCCGAGCCCGCCGTGCGGCTGGCGCACTACCTCTCGTGGGAGGTGCGCATGCCCGTGGTGGTGGTGGGCGCCGAGGTGCCCGCGCCGCTGCAAGGGGCACCCGCGGGCGCGGTGGGCGTGAATGACGACCTGTCCGAGGCGCTGCGCGCGCTGCTCGTCCAGGCCCTCAACCCCGCGCCCACGTTGCCCGGGGTGACGCAGGTGCAGCGGCTCACCGCGTCCGCGGTGTAG
- a CDS encoding collagen-like protein gives MGPQGPQGLQGLQGPIGPQGPKGDTGAQGAQGTQGPQGPQGLIGPQGPKGDTGAQGAQGTQGPKGDTGPAGPQGPKGDTGTLGPAICTPGESFCEGSSLWACTKSGADAIRTAKCAGGSATNPTGCFSDNCPAGDSACCRPTKPVCKWSFTNPSASGTYYAGYTDGELLCNPTPAPCTDAATFEVQLYRGGGAIQCGTGLNHLSLRLTRPLASPGQVFTLPDSRVTLSLNALQSNRACSKWTGTVTWNSEVPSWSVALDTRCSEAGKTDLRVTGTWSGDL, from the coding sequence ATGGGGCCGCAAGGTCCGCAAGGCCTTCAAGGCCTTCAAGGTCCCATCGGGCCGCAGGGCCCCAAGGGCGACACGGGCGCGCAGGGCGCACAGGGCACTCAAGGCCCCCAGGGCCCCCAGGGGCTCATCGGGCCGCAGGGCCCCAAGGGCGACACGGGCGCGCAGGGCGCACAGGGCACTCAAGGCCCCAAGGGCGACACGGGCCCGGCCGGGCCGCAGGGGCCCAAGGGCGACACGGGCACGCTGGGCCCCGCCATCTGCACGCCGGGTGAGAGCTTCTGCGAGGGCAGCTCGCTCTGGGCCTGCACGAAGTCGGGCGCGGACGCGATTCGCACCGCGAAGTGCGCGGGCGGCTCGGCGACGAACCCCACCGGCTGCTTCAGCGACAACTGCCCTGCCGGTGACTCCGCCTGCTGCCGTCCCACGAAGCCGGTGTGCAAGTGGAGCTTCACGAACCCGTCCGCTTCGGGCACGTACTACGCCGGCTACACGGACGGCGAGCTTCTGTGCAATCCCACCCCCGCTCCCTGCACGGATGCAGCCACCTTCGAGGTGCAGCTCTATCGCGGTGGAGGAGCAATCCAGTGCGGCACGGGGCTCAACCATCTCTCGCTCCGCCTGACGCGTCCGCTGGCCAGCCCCGGTCAGGTCTTCACCCTGCCGGACTCGCGCGTGACGCTGAGCCTCAACGCGCTTCAGAGCAACCGCGCGTGCAGCAAGTGGACGGGCACCGTCACCTGGAACTCGGAAGTCCCCTCCTGGAGCGTCGCCCTCGACACCCGGTGCAGCGAGGCCGGGAAGACCGACCTCCGCGTCACCGGCACCTGGAGCGGAGACCTCTGA